Part of the Candidatus Rokuibacteriota bacterium genome, GGGGCCCTGGAGGGGCGGCGCGGCGCCCAGTACTTCGTGGATGCCGCCATCGAGGTGGCCCGGCTGGCCCGCCAGGTGACGCGGCTTCCCGAGGCGCTCGTCAGCGAGCGGATGGCGGAGGGGCCGATCGGCTACTGGCACCTCGACATGACCGGGTGGGTGGATCTGCCGTCGTCGTGCTACGCGTATCGGCCCGAGTCGGAGGCGCTCTTCAGGGAGCGCCAGGTCCGGAGTGCGATGCAGCCGGCCCTGTATGCCCCGCCCGTCGGGGCCGTCCGCATCTTCAACCGGAGCAAGGTGGCGAGGCTGGAGCGGCGGGACGGGCGCCTCATGCTCACGCACTCGATGTTCGACGAGGCCCACTCGTTCCAGATCTGGTACGCTGTGGACCTGAGCTCGGGGGTCATCGTGGACGCGGGCTCGAGCACGCCCCGCCTCCCCTACCTCGGCATCTGTACCGACCCCCAGCGCAATATCGCGTCGCTCGTCGGGCAGCCCGTGACGGCTGAGCTTCGCAAACGGATCGGGACGCTGATCGGCGGGCTCTCGGGCTGCGCCCAGCTCTACGACCTGACCGCTGACCTCCTGAAGCTCCTGAGCTTCGGCGCGGATCCCGGCTGAGAAAATACATCGGGGGGGCGAAACGCCCCCCCGAAAGTGCCGGCACCGCCTTATCGGGCCTCGCCTCGTGCGACCCGCGGGACCCAGCTTCGCTGGGTGCCGCGGGTGCCCGCTGCCTCGCGGCATGGCCGACGTCCCTCGGCTCGAACGACCATGCGCGATGCCGGGTGGATCGGTCTGTCGAGGGCTGACCTCTTTACTTCTTCTTGAGCTGGATGCCTGCTGCCTTCGCGGCCTCGTCGTACTTCGCGACGGATTCGCTGTGCTTGCCGGCCTGGTGGAGTGACCAGGCCTCGGCCGCGAGGGCCTTGGCATTCGCCGCAGCGGGATCCAGCCGGTTGCCGATGGCGGCGTCCATCTGCTGCTGAAGGAGCGGGCACTGCGCAGCCAGGGCGGGCATAGCTGTGAACGCAACCATTGCCATTCCGAGCAGGAACTTCTTCATGCGGATTCACCTCCTTCCGTTTGGGGATGGCCAGCGGGGTAAGGGCTCCCTCTGGGAGCACTATCATAAACGGGAATCGGCCTCCCCGGGTTCCCCGTAAGCAGAACCCCGGGTTAGGCCGGGGCCAAGGGGTCCTCGGCCAGGTAGCTATCGAGGAGCTTCGCGGGTGTGAAGTCTGTCACTCCCAGGCTCTCGGGCGGGCGTCCCTCGAAGGCTTCGCGAGGCGCCAGCCCCACCAGCTCGCTCCGCTTCACCGCGACCCCGCGCCGCGCTGCCCCGCTCTGTACCAGGTCGAAGACTCGCGCGAGTGACGACCGCCGGTAGTCGAGGAGATTCAACGAGACCTGGACGACCCCGCGGCTGGCGAGCGGCAGCCCCATCGCCTGGACTCCGGGGAGCCCGCCGGAGGATTCCCGGGCTTCTCGGGCGATCGCGCGAGCGACCTCCAGGTCGTTCGTGTCGAGCCAGACGTTGAAGGCGACGAGGATCGGGCGTGCCCCGACCGCGGTCGCTCCAGCGCGAGGGTTGAAGCGTGCCGGCCCTGCGTCGGGAGCCCAGGCCGGATCGGCGATCTGCTGCCCGAGCCCTTCGTACTCGCCCCTTCGGATCTCCGCGAGTCGCGTTCGCTCGGGGCGCTCGGCAGCCTCGCCGTAGAAGTAGACCGGCAGGCCGTGGCGCTCGGCGAGCCGCCGACCGACCCGGTGGGCCACGGCGACGGCGTCGGCCATGGTCATCCCCCTCAACGGGACAAAGGGGAGCACATCGAGGGCGCCGATTCGCGGATGAACGCCCGCATGGGTGCTCATGTCGACCGTCGCGAGAACCGTCGCGGCCAGGGCCAGCGCCGCCGCCTCGACCTCCGACGGCGTCCCGAGGAAGGTCAGGACCGACCGGTGGTGATCGGGATCCGCGTGGACGTCGGCAAGGCGGACGCCGTCCACCGAGCGGACGGTGCCGGCGAACTGCTCGACCAGTCGCCGGTCTCGCCCCTCGCTCACGTTGGGGGCGCACTCGAGGATGGCCCGGGTCATGGCGGGAGCGTGGCCAGCCTTCGGGAGACTCAGGCGGATTATACGGGCGGCCGACGAAGCGGGTCAACGGATCGCCGAAGGTTGACAGCGACGGACGCGCGCGGAACATCGGCGGAAGGCGGCAATCGGAGGGGGCCGTGCCCCCGGCGCGAAGCGCGGGGAGGGGGCCCCCTCCGACTGGGCTATACTGGGTCGGTGATACCTTCCCTCCCGGTCGGAAAGCTTCGGGCCGAGGCGCTCCAGGCCATCTTCGAGAAGCTGACGCCCCGCGACGCGCGCGTGCTGGTCGGGCCGCGGGTCGGCGAGGACGCGGCCATCATCGAGATGGGCGAGCGCTGCCTCGTCGCCACCACGGACCCCATCACGTTCACCACCGACGAGATCGGCTGGTACGCCCTCCAGGTCAACGCCAACGATGTGGCGGTGCGCGGGGCGCGCCCGCGCTGGTTTCTCGCCGCGCTGCTCCTCCCCGAAGGCCGCACGACCGACGCGACCGTGGAAGAGCTGTTCGCCCAGCTCGGGCGCGCCTGCGAGGAGCTCGAGGTGTCGCTCGTCGGCGGCCACACCGAGATCACGCACGGGCTCGATCGGCCGATCGTCGTGGGGACGATGCTCGGCGAGGTGGCCAAGGAGCGGCTGGTCACGAGCGGCGGGGCGCGGGTCGGAGACGCGATCCTCCTGACCAAGGGTGTGCCGGTGGAGGGAACAGCCATCATCGCGCGGGAGCGGGGAGCCGAGCTG contains:
- a CDS encoding hydrogenase expression/formation protein, with the protein product MIPSLPVGKLRAEALQAIFEKLTPRDARVLVGPRVGEDAAIIEMGERCLVATTDPITFTTDEIGWYALQVNANDVAVRGARPRWFLAALLLPEGRTTDATVEELFAQLGRACEELEVSLVGGHTEITHGLDRPIVVGTMLGEVAKERLVTSGGARVGDAILLTKGVPVEGTAIIARERGAELLRRGVAPELIGRAKGFLKRPGISVVPEALLACELAPVHAMHDPTEGGVATALWELATASGVGLRVERERIAVVPEGERLCREFGLDPLGTIASGALLLALAPSDAPIVLHACAREGIDCAFVGQVTPREQGVTLVEGGRSAPMPIFQQDEITKLFRET
- the ftcD gene encoding glutamate formimidoyltransferase, which encodes MTRAILECAPNVSEGRDRRLVEQFAGTVRSVDGVRLADVHADPDHHRSVLTFLGTPSEVEAAALALAATVLATVDMSTHAGVHPRIGALDVLPFVPLRGMTMADAVAVAHRVGRRLAERHGLPVYFYGEAAERPERTRLAEIRRGEYEGLGQQIADPAWAPDAGPARFNPRAGATAVGARPILVAFNVWLDTNDLEVARAIAREARESSGGLPGVQAMGLPLASRGVVQVSLNLLDYRRSSLARVFDLVQSGAARRGVAVKRSELVGLAPREAFEGRPPESLGVTDFTPAKLLDSYLAEDPLAPA
- a CDS encoding DUF2889 domain-containing protein yields the protein MEADRYERVIHGWVDVPSSDAFAVTVRIADPWIAFELAADTTPSPDYAILSARAKVLIGDAERMDPALCAATAKVAGLRMVAGFTRSLAGALEGRRGAQYFVDAAIEVARLARQVTRLPEALVSERMAEGPIGYWHLDMTGWVDLPSSCYAYRPESEALFRERQVRSAMQPALYAPPVGAVRIFNRSKVARLERRDGRLMLTHSMFDEAHSFQIWYAVDLSSGVIVDAGSSTPRLPYLGICTDPQRNIASLVGQPVTAELRKRIGTLIGGLSGCAQLYDLTADLLKLLSFGADPG